One part of the Psychrilyobacter piezotolerans genome encodes these proteins:
- a CDS encoding sensor histidine kinase → MITTYCKISGTLIQEDIEKILSLKETVSMLSNILGTDVFINCATKDREKAIVVYHAKPPQNSLYTRNVSGETATSTKEPAVFRSFLTGLPSKNYKAITQEEEDVTQNVIPIKNNDNQTIAVIIVEYKDHGEKKLDSDLLNKTTNNLIKEISVSRTKIPEFVKDGVVVFNRNGEVIYSNKVAKFIYSKLGIYHNIFGRNYENITLTRTNFFKILEDVETKKIKEITISEISLAVSYFLTEFEENETNVIMIVQDITKEKNNEKELMLRSVAIKEIHHRVKNNLQTVASLLRIQKRRVENEELKKILDETINRILSIAITHEILSENGFNDLNIKTILKLVYKIFSNTSIDKIDKIRFNVTGDDFYTNSETSTSIALVMNEILQNAIDHAFIGRGKGNIIINTEKKQFCFKISVSDNGVGMDASKRKDKNLGMMIVEKIVKDKLKGTFNVKSEIGKGTTIEFEFKNI, encoded by the coding sequence ATGATAACTACTTACTGTAAAATATCTGGTACATTGATACAAGAAGACATAGAAAAAATATTGAGTTTAAAAGAGACTGTGTCGATGTTAAGCAATATTTTAGGAACAGATGTCTTTATAAACTGTGCTACGAAAGACAGAGAAAAAGCAATTGTTGTTTATCATGCAAAACCACCTCAAAATAGTCTTTATACTAGAAATGTGTCAGGTGAAACCGCCACATCTACAAAAGAGCCGGCTGTTTTTAGAAGTTTTTTAACAGGATTACCATCAAAAAATTACAAAGCAATAACTCAAGAAGAGGAAGATGTTACTCAAAACGTAATACCAATAAAAAATAATGATAATCAGACTATAGCAGTTATAATAGTTGAATATAAAGATCATGGTGAAAAAAAACTAGACTCAGATTTATTAAATAAAACAACCAATAATTTGATTAAAGAAATAAGCGTTTCAAGAACTAAAATTCCAGAATTTGTAAAAGATGGAGTTGTAGTTTTCAATAGAAATGGAGAAGTAATTTATTCAAATAAAGTTGCAAAATTTATTTATTCAAAATTAGGAATATATCACAATATATTTGGTAGAAACTATGAAAATATAACATTAACAAGAACTAATTTTTTTAAGATATTGGAAGATGTGGAAACTAAAAAAATAAAAGAAATAACAATATCAGAGATATCTTTAGCGGTTTCTTATTTCTTAACAGAATTTGAAGAAAATGAAACTAATGTGATAATGATTGTTCAAGATATTACAAAAGAAAAAAACAATGAAAAAGAGTTAATGTTGAGATCAGTAGCAATAAAAGAAATCCATCATAGAGTAAAAAACAATCTACAAACAGTAGCAAGTTTACTAAGAATACAAAAAAGAAGAGTAGAAAATGAAGAACTAAAAAAAATATTAGATGAGACAATAAATAGAATACTTAGTATAGCTATAACACATGAAATACTGTCCGAAAATGGGTTTAATGATTTGAATATAAAAACAATTTTAAAATTAGTATACAAAATTTTTTCAAATACATCTATTGACAAAATAGATAAAATAAGGTTTAATGTTACTGGAGATGACTTTTATACGAATTCAGAAACTTCTACATCAATAGCTTTAGTTATGAATGAAATATTGCAAAATGCAATAGATCATGCTTTTATAGGAAGGGGAAAAGGGAATATAATAATTAATACTGAAAAAAAACAATTTTGTTTTAAAATTAGCGTATCTGACAATGGGGTTGGAATGGACGCTAGTAAAAGAAAAGATAAAAATTTAGGAATGATGATAGTTGAAAAAATTGTAAAGGACAAATTAAAAGGAACTTTTAATGTTAAAAGTGAAATTGGAAAAGGAACCACTATAGAATTTGAATTTAAAAATATATAA
- a CDS encoding ANTAR domain-containing response regulator: MKISVVIAEDDPLTRMDIVEILTEAGYDVIGEASDGIEAITVCKEKNPDIVLLDIKMPIITGLQVSKILADENFEGCTVLLTAYNIEEYINKASENKVMGYLLKPIEEKTFLSHLKLIFNNYKNIKSLKKEVKEIKETLDSRKMIERAKGIIMNSTKVSEDEAYRILREVSMTKRVSMLNLSKIIIATGEFNDNYLL; this comes from the coding sequence ATGAAGATTAGTGTTGTAATAGCAGAAGATGACCCACTTACTAGAATGGATATAGTAGAAATATTAACAGAAGCTGGATATGATGTTATAGGTGAAGCTAGTGATGGTATAGAAGCTATAACTGTATGTAAAGAAAAAAATCCAGATATAGTATTACTGGATATTAAAATGCCTATAATTACAGGTCTTCAAGTTAGTAAAATATTAGCAGATGAAAATTTTGAAGGATGTACAGTGTTATTAACTGCGTATAACATAGAAGAATATATAAATAAAGCTAGTGAAAATAAAGTTATGGGATATTTGTTGAAACCTATTGAGGAAAAGACTTTTTTATCTCATTTAAAATTAATTTTTAACAATTATAAAAATATAAAATCTTTAAAAAAAGAAGTTAAAGAAATTAAAGAAACATTAGATAGCAGAAAAATGATTGAGAGAGCTAAAGGTATAATTATGAATTCTACAAAAGTTTCTGAAGATGAAGCGTATAGAATTTTGAGAGAAGTAAGCATGACCAAAAGAGTAAGTATGTTGAATTTATCAAAAATAATTATAGCAACAGGTGAATTTAATGATAACTACTTACTGTAA
- a CDS encoding EutP/PduV family microcompartment system protein, with protein MKLMLVGRTGVGKTTLTQRLNEERLEYKKTQMVDYTGKIIDTPGEYVENRNYYKALNVVAIDAQIIGLVQSSLDEVSVFPPNFSSMFLNKKVIGIVTKVDLSSDTEIARNFLELAGVEEIIEIGKNCEIEILKNYIRGEK; from the coding sequence ATGAAATTAATGTTGGTTGGAAGAACAGGTGTTGGAAAAACTACTTTGACTCAAAGGCTTAATGAAGAGAGGTTAGAATATAAAAAAACTCAAATGGTAGATTATACTGGTAAAATAATAGATACTCCTGGAGAATATGTTGAAAATAGAAATTACTATAAAGCTTTAAATGTTGTAGCTATAGATGCCCAAATTATAGGGTTAGTTCAATCAAGCCTAGATGAAGTTAGTGTTTTCCCACCTAATTTTTCATCAATGTTTTTAAATAAAAAAGTTATAGGGATAGTAACTAAAGTAGATTTAAGTAGTGATACAGAAATAGCTAGAAATTTTTTAGAACTTGCAGGAGTTGAAGAAATTATTGAGATCGGAAAAAATTGTGAAATAGAAATTTTGAAAAATTATATAAGGGGAGAAAAATGA
- the eutS gene encoding ethanolamine utilization microcompartment protein EutS, producing MDEKKRVIQEYVPGKQVTLAHLIANPNNEIYKKLGLIGDNNGAIGILTITPGEASIIAADIATKNGDVQIGFLDRFSGTVVISGDVSSVEGSLESVISFLEETLNFSISKVTRS from the coding sequence ATGGATGAAAAAAAAAGAGTTATACAGGAGTATGTTCCAGGTAAACAGGTTACTTTAGCCCATTTAATCGCAAATCCAAATAATGAAATTTATAAAAAATTAGGTCTCATAGGAGATAATAATGGAGCTATAGGAATATTAACAATAACACCTGGAGAAGCTTCTATTATTGCAGCGGATATAGCTACAAAAAATGGTGATGTTCAAATAGGGTTTTTAGATAGGTTTAGTGGGACAGTAGTTATAAGTGGTGATGTATCTAGTGTTGAAGGGTCTTTAGAGAGTGTAATCTCTTTTTTAGAAGAAACTTTAAACTTTTCAATTTCGAAAGTAACAAGGTCTTAG
- a CDS encoding nucleotidyltransferase domain-containing protein, with translation MINLRKINSLRDKLSSLYNAEKIYVFGSYAWGEPTEDSDLDILVISNKFSNLSLGKRIAQATDILFELDFPVDLVIETQEEFHQFEKVRGSLEYQVENKGVLL, from the coding sequence ATGATTAATTTAAGAAAAATAAATTCATTGAGAGATAAACTATCATCTCTATATAATGCTGAAAAAATATATGTCTTCGGTTCCTATGCTTGGGGAGAACCTACAGAGGATAGCGATCTAGATATATTAGTAATCAGCAATAAATTTAGCAACCTAAGTTTAGGAAAAAGAATAGCCCAAGCTACCGATATTCTTTTTGAATTGGACTTTCCTGTAGATTTGGTGATAGAAACCCAAGAGGAGTTCCATCAATTTGAAAAGGTAAGGGGCAGTTTGGAATATCAAGTGGAAAATAAGGGGGTCTTGTTATAA
- a CDS encoding GNAT family N-acetyltransferase: MEYRELKVNDIHISLFNNFERRQVVTKRLEQVDGEWNEIDFNFVDDWEEDEYTFLIKCLQNTDKTGGVVIGVFWKNQLKGFASAESKLFGSKQEYIDLSCIHISNDMRGRGIGKVLFGYVTSWAKKQGAKKLYISSHSAVETQAFYNKLGCVDAVEINKKHAEEEPYDRQLEFVL, encoded by the coding sequence ATGGAATATAGAGAATTAAAAGTTAATGATATACATATATCTCTGTTTAATAATTTTGAACGCAGACAAGTAGTTACTAAGCGTTTGGAGCAGGTAGACGGTGAATGGAACGAAATAGATTTTAACTTTGTGGATGATTGGGAAGAAGACGAATATACTTTTTTAATAAAGTGTTTACAGAATACAGATAAAACAGGAGGGGTGGTTATAGGTGTTTTTTGGAAAAATCAACTAAAAGGGTTTGCTTCTGCGGAATCCAAATTATTCGGAAGCAAGCAAGAATATATTGATTTGTCTTGTATACATATATCTAATGATATGCGTGGTCGCGGTATTGGCAAAGTGTTATTTGGATATGTTACATCCTGGGCTAAAAAACAAGGGGCTAAAAAATTATATATATCTTCTCATTCAGCAGTTGAAACACAAGCATTTTACAACAAATTAGGTTGTGTTGATGCAGTAGAAATAAATAAGAAACATGCTGAAGAAGAGCCCTATGATCGTCAATTAGAATTTGTACTGTAA
- a CDS encoding PhzF family phenazine biosynthesis protein: protein MKIKIYQVDAFTNQSYCGNAAGVVPYAEGLSDLQMQLIAKEMSLSETAFVFPGCKGYDFEVRFFTPTEEVDLCGHATIATFSLLKELGIIAADKRELIQKTKAGNLNIRFVENGSVLMRQAEPVNIEYSVPFNELYSAMGVSLEEVGVKNLMNSPEIWSTGLPDILLPLKSVEILKDLTPSMDELADLSRKLNVVGVHAFAIDEEDKVWCRNFAPAFGIPEESATGTSNGALGACLQAKGWKSNEILSFVAHQGDWMKSPSRITVQVNADSKPEVWVGGEAVIVLQGEILLPK from the coding sequence ATGAAAATAAAAATTTATCAGGTTGATGCATTTACCAATCAATCATATTGCGGTAATGCAGCAGGTGTCGTGCCTTATGCTGAGGGATTATCCGATCTGCAAATGCAATTAATTGCAAAGGAGATGAGCCTTTCTGAAACTGCCTTTGTCTTCCCAGGTTGTAAAGGTTATGATTTTGAAGTACGTTTTTTTACACCGACGGAAGAGGTAGATCTCTGTGGACATGCAACCATTGCGACTTTTAGCCTTTTAAAAGAGTTAGGTATAATAGCAGCTGATAAAAGAGAACTGATTCAAAAAACAAAAGCTGGTAATTTGAATATTAGGTTTGTCGAAAATGGAAGTGTATTGATGCGTCAAGCAGAGCCAGTGAATATCGAATATTCGGTTCCATTTAATGAGTTATATTCAGCAATGGGGGTATCTCTTGAAGAGGTTGGTGTTAAAAATTTAATGAATTCACCAGAAATTTGGTCTACCGGGTTACCCGATATTCTACTGCCCTTAAAATCAGTTGAAATTTTGAAAGACCTGACACCCTCTATGGATGAACTGGCAGATTTAAGTCGAAAACTTAATGTTGTTGGTGTCCATGCTTTTGCTATTGATGAAGAAGATAAAGTGTGGTGCAGAAACTTTGCACCAGCTTTTGGTATACCAGAAGAATCTGCCACGGGTACTTCAAATGGAGCATTAGGTGCCTGTTTACAAGCAAAAGGATGGAAATCAAATGAGATTCTGTCATTTGTTGCTCATCAAGGTGATTGGATGAAAAGTCCAAGCAGAATAACTGTCCAAGTCAATGCTGATAGTAAGCCTGAAGTCTGGGTAGGAGGAGAAGCGGTTATTGTTCTTCAAGGTGAAATCCTGCTACCAAAGTAA
- a CDS encoding DMT family transporter, protein MKNTRIYLWVLLTVTLWGTSFAFSKIGIANLSPVHFLFLRVLFSSIIFGISLMVIPRSKKKISIKDLYHLIFLSFIGISGYFIVQYSALKYTTTINASLFIAISPIFVALYMHFSKNESINKLQGSGILLSFLGVCLIITNGKIDGLFSGTSVIGDGLMIINAAMLAIFTISTKDLLKKYDPFIIIAYMNISALITLIPIAFTNNFISRTSLFNVIGDIQGKTYLAALYLAMFCTVIGYYGWYRGIKELGASRTSVFNYLNPLVATITSNLLFHEGMTTYTFLGSFLAISGLLVNNKFKSNPAKNDFSRQQI, encoded by the coding sequence TTGAAAAACACAAGAATTTATCTTTGGGTTCTATTAACGGTAACTCTTTGGGGAACATCTTTTGCATTTAGTAAGATAGGAATTGCCAATCTCAGTCCTGTCCACTTCTTATTTTTAAGGGTGCTGTTTTCCAGTATTATCTTTGGTATAAGCTTAATGGTGATCCCTAGATCAAAAAAAAAAATTTCAATAAAAGACCTCTATCACTTGATATTTTTAAGTTTTATTGGTATTAGCGGCTACTTTATTGTTCAATATTCTGCTTTAAAATACACCACCACAATAAATGCATCTTTATTTATAGCTATCTCTCCAATTTTTGTAGCACTGTATATGCATTTTTCCAAAAATGAGTCAATCAACAAGCTGCAGGGATCTGGAATATTGTTAAGTTTTTTAGGAGTCTGTCTTATCATTACAAACGGTAAAATAGACGGTTTATTTTCCGGGACTTCAGTAATCGGTGACGGTTTAATGATTATAAATGCCGCAATGCTGGCAATATTTACAATCAGCACAAAAGATCTTTTAAAAAAATATGATCCCTTTATTATAATTGCTTATATGAATATCAGTGCATTAATTACTTTAATCCCTATTGCTTTTACGAATAACTTTATCTCCAGGACTTCTTTATTTAACGTGATCGGCGATATCCAAGGAAAAACCTACTTAGCAGCCCTATATTTAGCTATGTTTTGTACGGTGATCGGTTATTATGGATGGTATAGAGGAATTAAGGAATTAGGAGCTTCCAGAACTTCGGTTTTTAATTATCTCAATCCTTTAGTCGCCACGATTACTTCTAATCTATTGTTTCATGAAGGGATGACAACATATACTTTTTTAGGTTCCTTCCTAGCCATATCAGGACTCCTTGTAAACAATAAATTTAAAAGTAATCCTGCTAAAAATGACTTTTCCCGCCAGCAAATCTAG